In one Penaeus chinensis breed Huanghai No. 1 chromosome 33, ASM1920278v2, whole genome shotgun sequence genomic region, the following are encoded:
- the LOC125042957 gene encoding procathepsin L-like, giving the protein MKFLSAAVLVAVVASTSAVSFFSVVLEEWEAFKLEHGKKYDSEVEESFRMKIFTENKHKIANHNKGYSQGHHTYKLSMNKYGDMLHHEFISTMNGFRGNHTGGYKSNRPYTGATFIEPDNDVQLPKNVDWRTKGAVTPIKDQGQCGSCWAFSATGALEGQTFRKTGQLVSLSEQNLVDCSRKFGNNGCNGGLMDNAFEYVKENGGIDTEDSYPYDGEDEKCHYNPGAAGAEDKGFVDVREGSEHALKKAVATVGPVSVAIDASHESFQFYSHGVYIEPECSPEMLDHGVLVVGYGIDDDGTDYWLVKNSWGTSWGDQGYVKMARNRDNQCGIASSASFPLV; this is encoded by the exons ATGAAATTCCTAAGTGCAGCGGTACTTGTGGCCGTTGTGGCATCCACATCGGCCGTGTCCTTTTTCTCTGTTGTCCTGGAGGAATGGGAAGCTTTCAAG CTTGAGCATGGCAAGAAGTATGACTCAGAGGTCGAGGAGTCATTCCGCATGAAGATCTTCACAGAGAACAAGCACAAGATTGCCAACCACAACAAGGGCTATTCGCAAGGACACCACACTTACAAACTCAGTATGAACAAATATGGAGATATG CTCCACCATGAGTTCATCTCGACCATGAACGGCTTCCGTGGAAACCACACTGGGGGTTACAAGAGCAACCGGCCTTACACCGGAGCCACCTTCATTGAGCCTGATAATGACGTGCAGCTTCCCAAGAATGTTGACTGGAGGACCAAGGGAGCCGTCACACCTATCAAGGACCAGGGCCAGTGTGGCTCCTGCTGGGCTTTCTCTGCT ACTGGTGCCTTGGAGGGCCAGACATTCCGCAAGACTGGTCAGCTGGTGAGCCTCTCAGAGCAGAACCTGGTGGACTGCTCTCGCAAGTTTGGCAACAATGGCTGCAATGGTGGACTCATGGACAATGCCTTCGAGTATGTCAAGGAGAATGGCGGTATCGACACCGAGGATAGCTACCCCTATGATGGAGAG GATGAGAAATGCCATTACAATCCTGGAGCTGCTGGTGCCGAGGACAAGGGCTTTGTTGATGTGCGTGAGGGAAGTGAACATGCCCTGAAGAAGGCCGTTGCGACAGTTGGCCCAGTGTCTGTGGCTATTGACGCATCTCACGAGTCATTCCAGTTCTACAGCCATG GTGTGTACATTGAACCAGAATGCTCCCCTGAGATGCTCGAccatggtgtccttgttgttggctACGGCATTGATGACGATGGCACAGATTACTGGTTGGTAAAGAACTCCTGGGGTACAAGCTGGGGTGATCAGGGCTACGTCAAGATGGCCCGCAACCGTGACAACCAGTGTGGCattgcctcctccgcctccttccctcttgtctAA